One genomic window of Numida meleagris isolate 19003 breed g44 Domestic line chromosome 1, NumMel1.0, whole genome shotgun sequence includes the following:
- the SMPD1 gene encoding sphingomyelin phosphodiesterase, with amino-acid sequence WTGDIPAHDVWQQRREDQLLALRTVSALLRQHLGTLPVFPAVGNHEATPVNAFPPPYVRGNQSAAWLYDAMAEAWQDWLPPTALSTLRAAGFYTAQVWPGLRLVSLNMNFCSQANFWLLINSTDPAGQLQWLVGVLEAAERDGEKVHIIGHIPPAHCLRSWSWNYYRIVNRFEGTIAAQFFGHTHVDEFEMFYDEETLTRPVSVAFVAPSVTTYINLNPGYRVYEVDGAYPGSSHSVLDHETFILNLTEANVPGAEPRWQRLYGAREAYGMASAFPSDWDLLIRRFQDDERLFQRFWYHFHKGHPPREPCLEACKAALLCALRTGRSADPSLCRPLRPARPFQQIQEFWRQRRLC; translated from the exons TGGACGGGAGACATCCCGGCGCACGACGTCTGGCAGCAGCGGCGTGAGGACCAGCTGCTGGCCCTGCGCACCGTCAGCGCGCTGCTGCGCCAGCACCTGGGCACGCTGCCCGTCTTCCCGGCTGTGGGCAACCACGAGGCCACCCCCGTCAACGCCTTCCCTCCGCCCTACGTGCGCGGCAACCAGTCGGCCGCGTGGCTCTACGACGCCATGGCCGAGGCCTGGCAGGACTGGCTGCCCCCCACGGCGCTGAGCACCCTCCG AGCCGCTGGGTTCTACACGGCACAGGTGTGGCCGGGGCTGCGCCTCGTCTCGCTCAACATGAACTTCTGCTCCCAGGCCAACTTCTGGCTGCTCATCAACTCCACTGACCCCGCGGGGCAGCTGCAGTGGCTCGTGGGGGTGCTGGAGGCCGCTGAACGTGACGGCGAGAAG GTGCACATCATTGGGCACATCCCCCCAGCGCACTGCCTGCGGAGCTGGAGCTGGAACTACTACCGCATCGTGAACAG GTTTGAGGGCACCATCGCCGCGCAGTTCTTTGGGCACACGCATGTGGATGAGTTTGAGATGTTCTACGATGAGGAGACGCTGACGCGCCCCGTGTCCGTGGCCTTCGTGGCACCCAGCGTCACCACCTACATCAACCTCAACCCCG GGTACCGCGTCTATGAGGTGGATGGTGCCTACCCTGGCAGCTCACACTCCGTGCTGGACCACGAGACGTTCATCCTCAACCTGACCGAGGCCAACGTGCCGGGGGCCGAGCCGCGCTGGCAGCGCCTGTACGGCGCCCGTGAGGCGTACGGCATGGCCAGCGCCTTCCCCTCCGACTGGGATCTGCTCATCCGCCGCTTCCAGGACGACGAGCGGCTCTTCCAGCGCTTCTGGTACCACTTCCACAAGGGCCACCCGCCCCGCGAGCCGTGCCTGGAGGCCTGCAAGGCGGCCCTGCTCTGCGCGCTGCGCACCGGCCGCTCCGCCGACCCCAGCCTCTGCCGCCCGCTGCGCCCGGCACGACCCTTCCAGCAGATCCAGGAGTTCTGGAGGCAGCGGCGGCTCTGCTGA
- the CNGA4 gene encoding cyclic nucleotide-gated cation channel alpha-4, whose amino-acid sequence MRGLGAVLSRRWDRPPRDSAEPGTDTGHGQGAAKARSWILDPSRDRYYWWLSAMVLPVLYNWVVIVCRCCFTQVQERHAALWLGLDCVSDALYLLDITVRLHTGFLDEGILVQDRERIRRRYLRSSSFAWDVASVLPIELLCLRLGPAMRANRCLRAPRLFEAFDRRETRTAHPYAFRIAKLMLYVFVAIHWNACLYFALSVHLGLGSDAWVHPNGSRPGFARPLRQYLHSFYISTLILTTVGDTPEPRREEEFLFMTAGFLLAVLGFATIMGSMSSVIANMSAADASFYPEHGPVQRYLRAHGVGGRLLRRVAAWHEHLHAQHKLAEEHTVLRHLPGHLRAEVAASVHLPALRKVTLFQSCERGVLEALVLRLRPQVFGPGEFVCRRGDVGREMYFIREGRLEVLAADGVTQLAVLGEGLYFGEISLINIPGNRSGNRRTADIRSIGYADLFCLAKEDLAEVLTEFPSARVLLEAKGREILLRMDKLDVHAEAAAAAAREEAEHRARLLEAALEALQTRMARLLAQLESSALKLALRVGHLESRAQQRRDWGQGKGRDRGSSRLQHAAGGGGPEGGPTRAQDPTKAQGPTKAQGPTRAQGPTGAQDFTGAQGPTGLRGPIGTQGRTGTQGPSGARGPTGTQGPSGARGPTGTRGPTGTRGHTGTRGHTRAQGPTGTWGPTGIRGPTGAQGPTRGRGPTGARGAWPRGRWR is encoded by the exons ATGCGCGGCCTCGGCGCGGTGCTGTCCCGCCGCTGGGACCGACCCCCGCGGGACTCAGCCGAGCCCGGTACCGACACCGGACACGGACAGGG cgctgccAAGGCCCGGAGCTGGATCCTGGACCCCTCCAGGGACCGCTACTACTGGTGGCTGAGCGCCATGGTGCTGCCCGTGCTGTACAACTGGGTCGTCATCGTCTGCAG GTGCTGCTTCACGCAGGTGCAGGAGCGGCACGCAGCGCTGTGGCTGGGCCTGGACTGTGTCAGCGACGCGCTGTACCTGCTGGACATCACCGTGCGCCTGCACACCG GGTTCCTGGACGAGGGCATCCTGGTGCAGGATCGGGAGCGCATCCGGCGCCGCTACCTGCGCTCCAGCAGCTTCGCGTGGGACGTGGCCTCGGTGCTGCCCATCGAGCTGCTGTGCCTGCGCCTGGGGCCAGCCATGCGCGCCAACCGCTGCCTGCGCGCCCCGCGGCTCTTCGAGGCCTTCGACCGCCGGGAGACGCGCACAGCACACCCCTACGCCTTCCGCATCGCCAAACTGATGCTCTACGTCTTCGTGGCCATCCACTGGAATGCCTGCCTCTACTTCGCGCTGTCCGTGCACTTGGGGCTGGGCTCCGACGCGTGGGTGCACCCCAACGGGAGCCGCCCCGGCTTTGCACGCCCGCTGCGCCAGTACCTGCACAGCTTCTACATCTCCACCCTCATCCTCACCACCGTGGGTGACACACCGGAGCCACGCCGCGAGGAGGAGTTCCTCTTCATGACGGCCGGCTTCCTGCTGGCCGTGCTGGGCTTCGCCACCATCATGGGCAGCATGAGCTCCGTCATCGCCAACATGAGCGCGGCCGACGCTTCCTTCTACCCGGAGCACGGCCCCGTGCAGCGCTACCTGCGGGCTCACGGCGTGGGTGGGCGGCTGCTGCGGCGCGTGGCCGCGTGGCACGAGCACCTGCACGCGCAGCACAAGCTGGCGGAGGAGCACACCGTGCTGCGGCACCTGCCTGGGCACTTGCGTGCCGAGGTGGCCGCCAGCGTGCACCTACCAGCGCTGCGCAAGGTGAccctgttccagagctgtgaGCGCGGCGTGCTGGAGGCACTGGTGCTGCGCCTGCGCCCACAGGTCTTTGGGCCTGGAGAGTTCGTGTGCCGGCGCGGCGACGTGGGCCGCGAGATGTACTTCATCCGCGAGGGGCGGCTGGAGGTGCTGGCAGCCGACGGCGTGACCCAGCTCGCCGTGCTGGGCGAGGGGCTCTACTTCGGGGAGATCAGCCTCATCAACATCCCCG GGAACCGCTCGGGGAACCGGCGCACAGCCGACATCCGCAGCATTGGCTACGCCGACCTCTTCTGCCTGGCCAAGGAGGACCTGGCGGAGGTACTGACCGAGTTCCCCAGTGCCCgtgtgctgctggaggccaAGGGCCGTGAGATCCTGCTGCGCATGGACAAGCTGGACGTGCACGCTGaggcagcggcagcagcagcacgagAGGAGGCTGAGCACCGAGCAcggctgctggaggcagcactGGAGGCGCTGCAGACACGAATGGCGcggctgctggcacagctggagtCCAGTGCCCTCAAACTGGCACTGCGTGTTGGGCACCTGGAGAGCAGGGCCCAGCAGCGCAGGGACTGGggacaggggaagggcagggaCAGGGGttccagcaggctgcagcatgctgcagggGGAGGGGGACCCGAGGGGGGACCAACCAGGGCACAAGATCCCACTAAGGCACAGGGTCCCACCAAGGCACAGGGTCCCACCAGAGCACAGGGTCCCACTGGTGCACAAGATTTCACTGGTGCACAGGGTCCCACTGGTCTACGAGGTCCCATTGGCACTCAAGGTCGCACTGGCACACAGGGTCCCAGTGGTGCACGGGGTCCCACTGGTACACAGGGTCCCAGTGGTGCACGAGGTCCCACTGGTACACGGGGTCCCACTGGTACACGGGGTCACACTGGTACACGGGGTCACACTCGTGCACAGGGTCCCACTGGTACATGGGGTCCCACTGGCATACGGGGTCCCACTGGTGCACAGGGTCCCACCAGGGGTCGGGGTCCCACAGGGGCACGGGGCGCATGGCCCAGAGGCCGCTGGCGCTGA
- the FAM160A2 gene encoding FTS and Hook-interacting protein, which yields MERMSWLSKLTPRGVGQRAARSASLQSPVTADPETCLMVFKNHWAQVLRILERRGCTPAPDDLSAVRNNTYQLLNLLAEDRPRGEAGTGPILEFVVAENLLERLLGWHLQGDFGEERKVEQLKLYEMLISQARQPLLRHRAVLTPLLRLLSLCAEPASAPLENSLVLLLNQLCVSVAKEPAILELFFHSHTDQGPANLIIFSLLIPFIHHEGVLGQQARDALLLIMAMSASNHAVAKSITDNSYFCPVLATGLSALYSSLPRKIEVRGDDWHCLRREDWIGVSSLVLFMNSLEFCNAVIQVAHPLVQKQLVDYVHNGFLVPVMGPALHKTSIEEMIASTAYLDLFLRSVSETALLKTFLRFVLLHRHDNATILDTLVSRINSNSRLCMVSLSLFRTLLSLNCEDVMLQLVLRYLLPCSHVMLSQKRAVRDLDIYGKTAAKFLSLIPHCCRPENAPLPERDEEHATWAKGQSSPSVDASSAVPAPRPSTPSRLAFFMRQQSGGPEAAGTAPRSPGTPSGSPAHRAARWEEVAELDRNYLEYLRDARRSIDRCAWACRVWSAPYDGEEPAAPGTTPDVAPLPDSTPGSLTPRTKKRGLPEEGTGRAPSPIEPHALGPSPDARDSVVLVNGAHGHTEPGRPEGDVAVKKVRRSPRGEGLAHNGARAQPAGWEPPRSVDSLLEELLAKAPAEPNGAGVSIEAFTQELREIEAEMENGARAEPPATPEPLLSREEEEAYASFATLPEGEEALGRVRVLDPLAQAVASPPRTVGPPHSQPFTGPFVTVLFGKLENMLHNSLYVNFLLTGLVAQLACYPQPLLRSFLLNTNMVFQPSVKSLLQVLGSVKNKIESFAASQEDFPMLLFKAKKYLIARGKLDWADAPGVMPALRRSETLARSRKPSLGELILRHTNSPTRARQAAQLALQQVRDGPVLQALAGATLFRGSAEKQSEALRVKNAVYCAVIFSEFLKELAAIAQAHAVTSPFLSEPPEE from the exons ATGGAGAGGATGAGCTGGCTGAGCAAACTGACCCCGCGCGGGGTTGGGCAGCGTGCTGCCCGCAGCGCCAGCCTGCAGAGCCCCGTCACCGCCGACCCCGAGACCTGCCTGATGGTCTTCAAGAACCACTGGGCGCAG GTGCTGCGCATCCTGGAGCGCCGTGGCTGCACGCCGGCCCCCGATGACCTGAGCGCGGTGCGTAACAACACCTACCAGCTGCTGAACTTGCTGGCCGAGGACCGGCCGCGCGGCGAGGCCGGCACGGGGCCCATCCTGGAGTTTGTGGTGGCCGAGAACCTGCTGGAGCGGCTGCTGGGCTGGCACCTGCAGGGAGACTTTGGCGAGGAGCGCAAGGtggagcagctgaagctgtATGAGATGCTCATCAGCCAGGCCCGGCAGCCCCTGCTGCGGCACCGCGCCGTGCTTACGCCGCTGCTGCGCCTGCTCAGCCTCTGCGCCGAGCCCGCCTCCGCGCCGCTGGAGAACagcttggtgctgctgctcaaCCAGCTCTGCGTCTCGGTGGCCAAGGAGCCCGCCATCCTGGAGCTCTTCTTTCACAGCCACACCGACCAGGGCCCCGCCAACCTCATCATCTTCTCCCTCCTCATCCCCTTCATCCACCACGAGGGCGTGCTGGGGCAGCAGGCCCGCGATGCGCTGCTGCTCATCATGGCCATGTCAGCCAGCAACCATGCCGTCGCCAAGTCCATCACCGACAATTCCTACTTCTGCCCG GTCCTGGCCACGGGGCTGAGTGCTCTCTACTCCTCGCTGCCCCGCAAGATCGAGGTGCGCGGGGACGACTGGCACTGCCTGCGCCGCGAGGACTGGATCGGGGTCTCCTCCCTCGTGCTCTTCATGAACTCATTGGAATTCTGTAACGCCGTCATCCAG GTCGCCCACCCGCTGGTGCAGAAGCAGTTGGTGGATTATGTGCACAACGGGTTCCTGGTGCCCGTCATGGGGCCGGCGCTGCATAAG ACCTCCATCGAGGAGATGATCGCCAGCACCGCCTACCTGGACCTGTTCCTGCGCAGCGTCAGTGAGACAGCACTGCTGAAGACCTTCCTGCGCTTCGTGCTGCTGCACCGCCACGACAATGCCACCATCCTCGACACGCTCGTCAGCCGCATCAACAGCAACTCACGG CTCTGCATGGTGTCCCTGAGCCTCTTCCGGACGCTGCTCAGCCTCAACTGTGAGGACGTgatgctgcagctggtgcttaG GtacctgctgccctgcagccacgTCATGCTGAGCCAGAAGCGGGCGGTGCGGGACCTGGACATCTATGGCAAGACGGCCGCCAAGTTCCTCTCACTCATCCCACACTGCTGCCGGCCTGAGAATGCACCACTGCCAGAGCGCGACGAGGAGCATGCGACGTGGGCAAAGG GGCAGAGCAGCCCGAGCGTGGACGCGTCCTCAGCAGTGCCGGCGCCGCGGCCCTCCACGCCATCGCGTCTCGCCTTCTTCATGAGGCAGCAGAGTGGCGGCCCCGAGGCAGCCGGCACAGCACCGCGCTCCCCTGGCACGCCGAGCGGCAGCCCCGCACACCGGGCCGCCCGCTGGGAGGAGGTGGCGGAGCTGGACAGGAACTACCTGGAGTACCTGCGGGACGCGCGCCGCAGCATTGACCGCTGCGCATGGGCGTGCCGTGTCTGGTCGGCCCCCTACGATGGCGAGGAGCCCGCCGCCCCTGGAACCACCCCTGACGTGGCCCCGCTGCCTGACAGCACCCCAGGGTCCCTGACCCCGCGGACTAAGAAACGGGGGCTGCCTGAGGAAGGCACGGGGAGGGCTCCCAGCCCCATTGAGCCCCATGCTTTGGGGCCTAGCCCTGATGCACGGGACTCAGTGGTACTGGTGAATGGGGCACACGGGCACACGGAGCCGGGGCGGCCCGAGGGGGACGTGGCGGTGAAGAAAGTGCGCAGGAGTCCGCGAGGTGAGGGGCTGGCGCACAACGGTGCCCGGGCACAGCCTGCGGGCTGGGAGCCGCCGCGCTCGGTGGACTcgctgctggaggagctgctggccaAGGCACCGGCTGAACCCAACGGAGCGGGCGTCAGCATTGAGGCCTTCACCCAGGAGCTGCGAGAGATTGAGGCCGAGATGGAGAACGGGGCCAGGGCTGAGCCGCCTGCCACGCCCGAGCCACTGCTGTCCCGCGAGGAGGAGGAAGCCTACGCCAGCTTCGCCACTCTGCCTGAGGGCGAGGAGGCGCTGGGCCGTGTGCGGGTGCTGGACccgctggcacaggctgtggcCAGCCCACCGCGCACTGTGGGACCGCCCCACAGCCAACCCTTCACAG GGCCCTTCGTGACGGTGCTGTTTGGCAAGCTGGAGAACATGCTGCACAACTCCCTCTACGTGAACTTCCTGCTGACGGGGCTGGTGGCCCAGCTGGCCTGCTACCCGCAGCCACTGCTGCGCTCCTTCCTGCTCAACACCAACATGGTCTTCCAGCCCAGTGTCAAGTCTCTGCTGCAG GTGCTCGGCTCGGTGAAGAACAAGATCGAGAGTTTTGCTGCCAGCCAGGAGGACTTCCCCATGCTGCTCTTCAAGGCCAAGAAGTACCTGATTGCCCGTGGCAAGCTGGACTGGGCTGATGCACCGGGTGTCATGCCAGCGCTGCGCCGCTCGGAGACGTTGG CCCGCAGCCGGAAGCCGTCGCTGGGCGAGCTGATCCTGCGGCACACCAACAGCCCGACGCGGGCACGGCAGGCGGCACAGCTGGCGCTGCAGCAGGTGCGGGACGGGCCGGTGCTGCAGGCGCTGGCAGGGGCCACCCTGTTCCGCGGCTCGGCCGAGAAGCAGAGCGAGGCGCTGCGCGTCAAGAACGCCGTGTACTGCGCCGTCATCTTCAGCGAGTTCCTGAAGGAGCTGGCGGCCATCGCCCAGGCGCACGCTGTCACCTCCCCGTTCCTGTCCGAGCCGCCCGAGGAGTGA
- the RPS11 gene encoding 40S ribosomal protein S11 — translation MADTQTERAYQKQPTIFQNKKRVLLGEGGKEKLPRYYKNIGLGFKTPKEAIEGTYIDKKCPFTGNVSIRGRILSGVVTKMKMQRTIVIRRDYLHYIRKYNRFEKRHKNMSVHLSPCFRDVQIGDIVTVGECRPLSKTVRFNVLKVTKAAGTKKQFQKF, via the exons ACCGAGCGGGCGTACCAGAAGCAGCCCACGATCTTCCAGAACAAGAAGAGGGTGCTGCTGGGCGAGGGCGGCAAGGAGAAGCTGCCCCGCTACTACAAGAATATCGGCCTCGGCTTCAAGACACCCAAGGAG GCTATTGAGGGTACCTACATTGACAAGAAGTGCCCCTTCACTGGTAATGTCTCCATCCGTGGCCGGATCCTGTCAG GTGTGGTCACCAAGATGAAGATGCAGCGCACCATTGTCATCCGCCGGGACTACCTGCATTACATCCGCAAGTACAACCGCTTTGAGAAGCGCCATAAGAACATGTCTGTGCACCTCTCCCCCTGCTTCAG GGATGTGCAGATTGGAGACATTGTCACCGTGGGAGAGTGTCGGCCCCTCAGCAAGACTGTCAGGTTCAATGTCCTCAAGGTCACAAAGGCTGCTGGCACCAAGAAGCAGTTCCAGAAGTTTTAA
- the APBB1 gene encoding amyloid beta A4 precursor protein-binding family B member 1, which produces MSGALSKRSDLANDNSCLGPGGLSLALHGPPEALPPPPGAEEPPTTAKWLKDGQNLQRRAAERDQNRNELRPPPEQLELSARNARNAAAGGAPLIEDEEEEDDEDGDEDGDSTPVQSDPATGESEPSGERAPREPGRSASRLFGPRSGTASDEDSSWATLSQGSPAGSSPDDADSFWTRNSFETDSDLPAGWMRVQDTSGTYYWHIPTGTTQWEPPAGLARGSGGSTPCEDQPLAWTGFAPAERFDDGDFWKDPAAEEEVDGEPGTQDAEPLAPDPASLGGSMALAEEDEPGSKSFAVRSLGWVEMSEEELAPGRSSVAVNNCIRQLSLHQHDAPGAWGGGRAMLLLLQSQTLKLVDPQDQSLLHAQPVASIRVWGVGRDSGRDFAYVARDQLTQMLKCHVFRCEAPAKDIATSLHEICSQIMVERRSARALANGLSVDASRMVEIPFQVEFPAPKSEVVQKFPVCYLGCVPVAKPVGMDVINAALEAALATSSKEHWTPIVVNVAPATLTITHEQTEAVLCECRVRFLSFMGVGRDVRSFAFIMASAPGAFRCHMVWCEPNAAGLSEALQAACMLRYQKCLDARPQASSSCLPAPPADSVARRVGSTVRKGVQSLLGSLKPKRLGAQTP; this is translated from the exons ATGTCGGGGGCTCTGAGCAAGCGCAGCGACCTGGCCAACGACAACAGCTGCCTGGGCCCGGGGGGGCTGAGCCTGGCGCTGCACGGCCCCCCCGAGGCGCTGCCGCCCCCCCCGGGCGCCGAGGAGCCCCCGACCACCGCCAAGTGGCTGAAGGACGGGCAGAACCTGCAGCGCCGCGCGGCCGAGCGCGACCAGAACCGCAACGAGCTGCGGCCGCCTCCcgagcagctggagctgagcgCCCGCAACGCCCGCAACGCCGCCGCGGGGGGGGCCCCGCTCATcgaggacgaggaggaggaggacgacgAGGACGGCGACGAGGACGGCGATTCCACGCCGGTGCAGAGCGACCCGGCCACGGGCGAGTCGGAGCCCAGCGGGGAGCGCGCGCCGCGGGAGCCGGGCCGCAGCGCCAGCCGCCTCTTCGGGCCCCGCAGCGGCACGGCCAGCGACGAGGACTCCAGCTGGGCCACGCTCAGCCAGGGCAGCCCGGCCGGCAGCTCGCCCGACGACGCAG ATTCCTTCTGGACCCGCAACTCCTTTGAGACGGACTCAGACCTGCCTGCCGGATGGATGCGGGTGCAGGACACCTCGGGCACCTATTACTGGCACATCCCCACCGGCACCACGCAGTGGGAgcccccagcagggctggcgCGTGGCTCGGGGGGCAGCACCCCCTGCGAGGACCAGCCG ctcgCCTGGACTGGCTTCGCCCCGGCTGAGCGCTTCGACGACGGCGACTTCTGGAAG gaCCCCGCAGCTGAGGAGGAGGTGGATGGTGAGCCTGGAACACAGGATGCCGAGCCGCTGGCACCAGACCCGGCCTCGCTGGGCGGcag CATGGCTTTGGCTGAAGAGGATGAACCTGGCTCTAAG AGCTTCGCCGTGCGCTCACTGGGCTGGGTGGAGATGAGCGAGGAGGAGCTGGCACCTGGCAGGAGCAGCGTTGCTGTCAACAACTGCATCCGCCAGCTGTCCCTGCACCAGCACGACGCGCCCGGCGCATGGGGGGGG GGCCGGgccatgctgctgctcctgcagagccagACGCTGAAGCTGGTGGACCCGCAGGACCAGAGCCTGCTGCATGCGCAGCCCGTGGCCAGCATTCGCGTCTGGGGTGTGGGGCGCGACAGCGGCAG GGACTTTGCCTATGTGGCGCGGGACCAGCTGACGCAGATGCTCAAGTGCCATGTCTTCCGCTGCGAGGCCCCTGCCAAGGACATCGCCACCAGCCTGCACGAGATCTGCTCCCAG ATCATGGTGGAACGGCGAAGTGCCCGGGCGCTGGCTAACGGCCTCTCCGTGGACGCCTCCAGGATGGTGGAGATCCCCTTCCAGG TGGAGTTCCCGGCCCCCAAGAGTGAGGTGGTGCAGAAGTTCCCCGTCTGCTACCTGGGCTGCGTCCCCGTCGCCAAGCCCGTGG GCATGGACGTCATCAACGCGGCGCTGGAGGCGGCGTTGGCCACCAGCAGCAAAGAGCACTGGACGCCCATTGTGGTCAACGTGGCACCTGCCACGCTCACCATCACCCACGAGCAG ACGGAGGCGGTGCTGTGCGAGTGCCGCGTGCGGTTCCTCTCCTTCATGGGCGTGGGCCGGGACGTGCGCTCCTTCGCTTTCATCATGGCCAGCGCGCCTGGCGCGTTCCGCTGCCACATGGTGTGGTGTGAGCCCAACGCGGCGGGGCTGAGCGAGGCGCTGCAGGCCGCTTGCATG ctgcGCTACCAGAAGTGCTTGGACGCGCGGCCCCAggcctccagctcctgcctgcctgcGCCGCCCGCCGACTCGGTGGCACGCCGCGTGGGCTCCACCGTGCGCAAGGGCGTGCAGAgcctgctgggcagcctgaagcCCAAGCGCCTGGGGGCACAGACGCCGTGA
- the CCKBR gene encoding gastrin/cholecystokinin type B receptor has protein sequence MDPRRLNESLQELLCRPGNGTGPANGTGTGPTWNGSACDLLRRGLRGPPAPKELDLTVRVLLYVLIFVLSVCGNALVVAVLLLNRRLRTVTNSFLLSLALSDLMLALCCMPFTLIPNLMGTFIFGEAVCKLMAYLMGVSVSVSTFSLVAIAIERYSAICNPLQSRVWQTRSHACRVIASTWLFSALLMLPYAVYSTTRVVPVPGARPPLSQCTHAWPSEHVRQAWYVLLLLVLFFIPGVVMIVAYGLISRELYRGIRFELDIKGEAAAQRSTEPVPTCDEGDGCYLQLSRPGAALELRALGTAGAQQERARINSSEAKLVAKRRVIRMLVVIVAMFFLCWLPIFAANTWRAFAPRAAQRALSGTPISFIHLLSYTSACANPLIYCFMNRRFRSAFLGTCAGCRRACPRRAPDEDVANANASLSKFSYTTVSSLGPP, from the exons ATGGACCCGCGGCGCCTGAACGAgtccctgcaggagctgctctgccgCCCCGGGAACGGCACCGGCCCCGCCAACGGCACCGGGACCGGCCCCACCTGGAACGGCTCCGCCTGCGACCTCCTCCGCAGGGGCCTCCGGGGGCCGCCGGCGCCCAAAG AGCTGGACCTGACGGTGCGCGTCCTGCTGTACGTGCTGATCTTCGTGTTGAGCGTCTGCGGGAACGCCCTGGTGGTGGCCGTGCTGCTCCTCAACCGCCGCCTGCGCACCGTCACCAACTCTTTCCTGCTGTCCCTGGCGCTCAGCGACCTGATGCTGGCGCTCTGCTGCATGCCCTTCACCCTCATCCCCAACCTCATGGGCACCTTCATCTTCGGAGAAGCCGTCTGCAAGTTGATGGCCTACCTGATGG GCGTCTCCGTCTCAGTCTCCACCTTCAGCCTGGTGGCCATCGCCATTGAGCGGTACAGTGCCATCTGCAACCCGCTGCAGTCCCGCGTGTGGCAGACGCGCTCGCACGCCTGCCGGGTGATCGCCAGCACCTGGCTCTTCTCGGCGCTGCTCATGTTGCCCTACGCTGTGTACAGCACCACGAGGGTGGTGCCCGTCCCCGGCGCCCGCCCACCCCTCAGCCAGTGCACGCACGCCTGGCCCAGCGAGCACGTGCGGCAGGCATG GTATGTCCTGCTGCTCCTCGTCCTCTTCTTCATCCCGGGCGTGGTGATGATCGTGGCTTACGGGCTCATCTCCCGCGAGCTGTACCGAGGGATCCGCTTTGAGCTGGACATCAAGGGGGAGGCAGCAG CCCAGCGCAGCACGGAACCGGTGCCCACCTGCGACGAGGGGGACGGCTGCTACCTGCAGCTCTCACGGCCGGGTGCCGCGCTGGAGCTGCGGGCGCTGGGCACGGCGGGGGCACAGCAGGAGCGGGCACGCATCAACAGCTCAGAGGCGAAGCTGGTGGCCAAGCGGCGCGTGATCCGCATGCTGGTGGTCATCGTGGCCATGTTCTtcctctgctggctgcccaTCTTTGCGGCCAACACGTGGCGTGCCTTCGCACCGCGGGCAGCCCAGCGCGCGCTCTCGGGGACGCCCATCTCCTTCATCCACCTGCTGTCCTACACCTCCGCCTGCGCCAACCCGCTCATCTACTGCTTCATGAACCGCCGCTTCCGCAGCGCCTTCCTGGGCACCTGTGCCGGCTGCCGCCGCGCCTGCCCGCGCCGTGCACCTGACGAGGACGTGGCCAACGCCAACGCATCGCTCTCCAAGTTCAGCTACACCACTGTCAGCAGCCTCGGCCCCCCCTGa